A single genomic interval of Porphyromonas sp. oral taxon 275 harbors:
- the rlmB gene encoding 23S rRNA (guanosine(2251)-2'-O)-methyltransferase RlmB, with protein sequence MAKSNMIFGIHPLLEALEAGREIDKVMMRRGLRTEESARILALSRERSVPVQFVPEERLGRLTQRQHQGVIAFISEIEYTPLEELVARVYEEGRAPFIVLLDGLTDVRNFGAIARTAECAGVDALVIPERGSVSVTADAVKTSAGALHRIPVCRVSSIAAAVGLLQSSGVRVVAASEKAEERYTETALQLPLGLVMGAEDHGVSTDVLRMADSITRIPQVGAIGSLNVSVAAGILIYEAVRQEQLGA encoded by the coding sequence ATGGCAAAGAGTAATATGATCTTCGGCATCCACCCGCTGCTAGAGGCGCTGGAGGCAGGCCGAGAGATCGACAAGGTAATGATGAGGCGCGGACTGCGCACCGAGGAGAGCGCACGTATCCTAGCACTCTCGCGTGAGCGCTCGGTACCCGTACAGTTCGTCCCCGAGGAGCGTCTGGGGCGCTTGACCCAGCGCCAGCACCAGGGCGTCATCGCCTTCATCAGCGAGATCGAGTACACGCCGCTGGAGGAGCTGGTGGCGCGTGTCTACGAGGAGGGGCGTGCCCCCTTCATCGTGCTGCTGGATGGGCTGACGGACGTGCGTAACTTCGGCGCGATCGCCCGCACAGCTGAGTGCGCTGGGGTAGATGCCCTCGTCATCCCCGAGCGGGGCAGCGTGAGCGTGACGGCCGACGCCGTCAAGACCTCCGCCGGGGCCCTGCACCGTATCCCCGTGTGCCGCGTGAGCAGCATCGCCGCAGCTGTCGGCCTGCTGCAGAGCAGTGGTGTGCGCGTGGTGGCTGCCTCGGAGAAGGCCGAGGAGCGCTATACCGAGACCGCGCTCCAGCTCCCGCTGGGGCTCGTCATGGGCGCTGAGGACCACGGCGTATCGACCGATGTGCTCCGCATGGCAGATAGCATCACCCGCATCCCACAGGTCGGTGCCATCGGTTCGCTCAACGTCTCCGTCGCCGCTGGTATCCTGATCTACGAGGCCGTACGTCAGGAGCAGCTCGGCGCCTAA
- a CDS encoding precorrin-2 C(20)-methyltransferase, with translation MISFVSLGPGDPELITLQALRCLQAADCIYAPVPVSAKGRHSSKAEEMMLALGIRPEQIQLYDLPMSKQREGACAAYSQLAEELIRREQAEPGRSLVVVAEGDSGFYSSSAYISEQVEAAGLAVRQLCGVPAFIACNALAGGQLVQLEEQCRVIPGEATEAEWQEAWGSIHTIVVMKGSLCEAEIKRAVAAHPERRWQYFEFVGMPKEYVTERPEEILERSFPYFSIIISKRR, from the coding sequence ATGATATCCTTCGTATCCCTGGGGCCAGGTGACCCCGAGCTGATCACGCTGCAGGCGCTTCGCTGCCTGCAGGCGGCCGATTGCATCTACGCCCCCGTCCCCGTCTCGGCCAAGGGACGCCACAGCTCCAAGGCCGAGGAGATGATGCTCGCCCTAGGCATTCGCCCCGAGCAGATCCAGCTCTATGATCTGCCGATGAGCAAGCAGCGTGAGGGCGCCTGCGCGGCCTACAGCCAGCTCGCCGAGGAGCTCATCCGCCGCGAGCAGGCCGAGCCCGGGCGCTCCCTCGTGGTGGTGGCTGAGGGCGATAGTGGCTTCTACTCCTCCTCGGCCTACATCAGCGAGCAGGTAGAGGCTGCGGGGCTCGCGGTACGTCAGCTCTGCGGGGTGCCTGCCTTCATCGCCTGCAATGCGCTGGCGGGCGGGCAGCTGGTGCAGCTCGAGGAGCAGTGCCGTGTGATCCCAGGCGAGGCCACCGAGGCTGAGTGGCAGGAGGCCTGGGGCTCTATCCATACGATCGTGGTGATGAAGGGCTCGCTGTGCGAGGCCGAGATCAAGCGGGCGGTGGCGGCTCATCCCGAGCGTCGCTGGCAGTACTTCGAGTTCGTCGGCATGCCCAAGGAGTACGTCACGGAGCGCCCTGAGGAGATCCTAGAGCGCAGCTTCCCCTACTTCTCGATCATCATCAGTAAGCGCCGCTAG
- a CDS encoding PepSY domain-containing protein has product MRKVSKKLHLWLSLPLGLVISLICLSGAVLAFEQELTELVYRPRYYVEPLPTPRLPLDQLALTVSRTLPDTVTVTGITVPSDSTRSYTVLLSAPRGAGVLVDPYRGTILGRSDRTPFFATVRRLHRWLLWSKPTEGDGPSWGRIIVGTSVLLFVLSLLTGLLAWWPKQLKGLGKRLKIHTDKGRPRLMHELHTVGGVYALVLLLVMSLTGLTWSFEWYKSGFYAVLGVELPKEQHGGKPEGAKGAHGKGARGRAAKGDKSQGAGPSRQALPPSSVYWPQLYAAVRQVKPYPEITLRKDEVSARCSTVGNVRAADVYSFDPETGVLGACKRYDEAAPAGRLRGWIYSLHTGAWGGWLTKLLYCLAALLGGTLPLTGYYLFARRRWRKGAKKRSVRS; this is encoded by the coding sequence ATGCGTAAAGTATCGAAGAAGCTACACCTCTGGCTCAGCCTCCCGCTGGGTCTCGTCATCTCGCTCATCTGTCTCTCGGGCGCCGTCCTGGCCTTCGAGCAGGAGCTGACGGAGCTCGTCTACCGCCCTCGCTACTACGTGGAGCCGCTCCCGACTCCCCGCCTGCCGCTGGATCAGCTAGCCCTCACGGTCTCCAGGACGCTCCCCGATACGGTGACTGTCACGGGCATCACCGTGCCCTCAGATAGTACGCGCTCCTATACTGTCCTCCTGTCGGCACCGCGCGGAGCGGGTGTCCTCGTCGATCCCTACCGCGGCACGATCCTCGGGCGGAGTGATCGGACGCCTTTCTTCGCCACCGTCCGCCGCCTGCATCGCTGGCTACTCTGGAGCAAGCCAACCGAGGGCGACGGCCCTTCCTGGGGGCGTATCATCGTCGGGACGAGCGTGCTCCTCTTCGTCCTCAGCCTCCTGACGGGGCTCCTGGCCTGGTGGCCAAAGCAGCTCAAGGGGCTAGGGAAGCGGCTGAAGATCCATACCGATAAGGGACGGCCGCGCCTCATGCACGAGCTGCACACGGTAGGGGGGGTCTATGCGCTCGTCCTGCTGCTGGTGATGTCACTCACGGGGCTCACTTGGTCCTTCGAGTGGTACAAGAGCGGCTTCTATGCCGTCCTAGGCGTCGAGCTACCGAAGGAGCAGCACGGGGGGAAGCCTGAAGGAGCTAAGGGCGCCCATGGTAAAGGCGCTCGGGGTAGAGCGGCTAAGGGCGATAAGAGCCAAGGGGCGGGCCCATCACGCCAAGCACTACCGCCGAGCTCTGTCTACTGGCCGCAGCTCTATGCCGCGGTGCGCCAGGTGAAGCCCTACCCTGAGATCACGCTGCGTAAGGACGAGGTGAGTGCCCGCTGCAGCACTGTGGGGAACGTCCGTGCCGCCGATGTCTATAGCTTCGACCCCGAGACGGGCGTCCTCGGCGCGTGCAAGCGCTATGATGAGGCCGCGCCTGCAGGTCGCCTGCGTGGCTGGATCTACTCCCTCCATACGGGTGCCTGGGGTGGCTGGCTGACCAAGCTCCTCTACTGCCTAGCGGCACTCCTCGGGGGGACGCTGCCGCTCACGGGCTATTACCTCTTCGCACGGCGTCGCTGGAGAAAGGGAGCGAAGAAGCGCTCCGTCCGCTCTTAG
- a CDS encoding DUF4374 domain-containing protein, with protein sequence MRYHLIPSLGLSGLALCVGLLASCSSKNDTPQPTPKPNPGPQPAAKNYVLAVNASASGNQSTTLLLKLTDITSPRTLSVAEGLQTDGGTEYVYLNDHRYLYSIAYRQAGKTATFSYALGADGALTKRSKSFEGNRFTSFGIVGNTLITSSTGQSPQSTPDAAGYRPMSFLLTYLDAEAETQTQYNQLTAENFLGTGEFVTLCGLQPHEGKIYAGIIPMGLSQYGANIDAQWQGNSYVSGKWVKKGNEDLVKTQNGGAQSSAYKRGELQWTQYPDSCHVAIFADSRLSSPKVIKTDRISYPAGRFKSQYYQMIWPDASGDLYVFSPSFAKTMTDARQRTKLPAGVMRIRKGTEAFDASYYYNLDQLSGDRGFQHVFPLSGDAFLLYLYDQSFAKLTNQQLASQLAIFHAQTGRWVNVTGLPQDVTEFGGRPLVEQGLAYVPVMSKSQRPALYSIDLTTGVATRRVEVEATRISSVGYLQR encoded by the coding sequence ATGCGCTATCATCTGATCCCCTCTCTAGGCCTATCGGGGCTGGCCCTCTGTGTCGGCCTCCTCGCTTCCTGCTCTAGCAAGAACGATACTCCCCAACCTACTCCTAAGCCCAACCCTGGCCCTCAGCCCGCTGCTAAGAACTATGTCCTAGCGGTGAACGCCAGTGCCTCGGGCAACCAGTCCACCACGCTGCTGCTCAAGCTCACTGATATCACCAGCCCGCGTACCCTCTCGGTCGCCGAAGGCCTACAGACCGATGGCGGCACCGAGTACGTCTACCTCAATGATCATCGCTACCTCTACAGCATCGCCTACCGCCAGGCAGGCAAGACGGCGACCTTCTCCTATGCGCTGGGTGCGGATGGGGCGCTGACCAAGCGAAGCAAGAGCTTCGAGGGCAATCGCTTTACCTCCTTCGGCATCGTAGGCAATACCCTCATCACCAGCTCCACGGGGCAGTCGCCACAGAGCACGCCCGATGCGGCTGGCTATCGCCCTATGTCCTTCCTGCTGACCTACCTAGATGCAGAGGCCGAGACCCAGACGCAGTACAACCAGCTGACGGCCGAGAACTTCCTCGGTACGGGCGAGTTCGTCACGCTCTGCGGCCTACAGCCTCACGAGGGCAAGATCTATGCTGGGATCATCCCCATGGGCCTTAGTCAGTACGGGGCGAATATAGATGCGCAGTGGCAGGGCAATAGCTATGTCTCGGGCAAGTGGGTCAAGAAGGGCAATGAAGACCTCGTGAAGACCCAGAACGGAGGAGCCCAGAGCAGTGCCTACAAGCGCGGTGAGCTGCAGTGGACGCAGTACCCTGACTCCTGCCATGTGGCTATCTTCGCCGACAGCCGCCTTAGCTCGCCCAAGGTCATCAAGACTGATCGCATCAGCTACCCTGCAGGTCGCTTCAAGAGCCAGTACTACCAGATGATCTGGCCCGATGCCTCGGGGGACCTCTATGTCTTCTCGCCTAGCTTTGCCAAGACGATGACCGATGCCCGTCAGCGCACCAAGCTCCCCGCTGGGGTGATGCGTATCCGTAAGGGGACCGAGGCCTTTGATGCGAGCTACTACTACAACCTCGATCAGCTGTCGGGCGACCGAGGCTTCCAGCATGTCTTCCCCCTCTCGGGAGATGCCTTCCTCCTCTACCTGTATGATCAGTCCTTCGCTAAGCTGACCAATCAGCAGCTGGCCTCGCAGCTGGCTATCTTCCACGCGCAGACGGGTCGCTGGGTCAATGTGACGGGGCTGCCTCAGGATGTCACCGAGTTCGGTGGCCGTCCGCTGGTGGAGCAGGGGCTAGCCTATGTGCCCGTCATGAGCAAGTCTCAGCGCCCCGCGCTCTACTCGATCGACCTCACGACGGGCGTCGCCACGCGCCGTGTCGAGGTAGAGGCTACGCGTATCAGCTCTGTCGGCTACCTCCAGCGCTAA
- a CDS encoding TonB-dependent receptor encodes MHHLLQRGLAPYFLLLLLLVPTLAEAQGLVTLRGRVLTTEGQAIPYAGLQLEGSRRGAVADSLGGYQLQLPEGRYRLRVSALGYQSQQRELVLTTRTPELQLDFRLVASSRQLEGVEIVARGIGRLQRSPYNAVTLESRAYRSSTKSLSEVLAAAPGVKVRQTGGVGSDTNVSLDGFSGKHVKVFIDGIPQEGLGRSLGLNNIPISYAERIEVYRGVVPVDFATDAIGGVINIVTSQRTRPWYVDASYAAGSFATHRSTLSVGGRLGQAGFFGVEAFQNYSRNNYWVDTPVQDFASGTIDLDRVEHVQRFHDTYHNEAVIAKLGLQRQPWADRLQLSLRYAQYYKEIQTGVRQSIVFGERHRRGYSWSPTLEYVRRQLLDGRLDLTLMTSYTQARSTLIDTTAYKYNWRGERELGLGLGEQGYAHNRDDERTWTASLSSLLRLRSGAALKLSHQFSHFTRETSSLLARQAVGTDIPDRTAKGVTGLSLQLRPQGWLGMTLFAKHYLQRVSGAIATTGLQGQFVRHSYATSTFGYGLASSAELGRGWQLKASYERAYRLPSITELFGDNDLDQGKLGLRPEYSHNLNLNASWSHRLGALHQLLLEGGLIWRDTRDYIQRTVQNNGGGHWGASYINYGRVHTRGLNLGLHYDYADWLSLGGNYTLMDVRDALPTDPTSGLPNVGYKHRMPNLPYSFGGLELSLRRKGILGEGSLLSLGYDNQYTRAFTFYSERLGVNARDFLVPDQLAHNLTMTLSLARERYALSLECRNLTDAALYDNYSLQKAGRALYAKLRVHLGH; translated from the coding sequence ATGCATCATCTCCTCCAGCGCGGCCTAGCCCCATACTTCCTCCTCTTGCTTCTCCTAGTCCCGACCCTAGCCGAGGCGCAAGGCCTCGTGACCTTACGCGGCCGAGTGCTCACCACAGAGGGGCAGGCTATCCCCTACGCTGGCCTGCAGCTCGAGGGAAGCCGACGGGGCGCCGTAGCAGACTCGCTGGGGGGCTATCAGCTGCAGCTCCCCGAGGGGCGCTACCGCCTGCGCGTCTCTGCGCTAGGCTATCAGAGCCAGCAGCGTGAGCTCGTGCTGACGACGCGCACGCCTGAGCTACAGCTAGACTTCCGCCTCGTGGCCAGCAGCCGCCAGCTGGAGGGCGTAGAGATCGTAGCCCGAGGAATAGGGCGTCTGCAGCGATCGCCGTATAACGCCGTGACGCTGGAGAGCCGCGCCTATCGCTCCTCGACCAAGAGCCTAAGCGAAGTCCTCGCTGCAGCGCCAGGCGTCAAGGTGCGTCAGACGGGCGGGGTCGGCTCGGATACGAATGTATCGCTGGACGGCTTCAGCGGCAAGCATGTCAAGGTCTTCATCGACGGTATCCCACAGGAGGGACTAGGGCGGAGCCTCGGCCTCAATAATATCCCCATCAGCTATGCCGAGCGCATCGAGGTCTACCGAGGGGTAGTCCCCGTGGACTTCGCTACGGACGCTATCGGGGGTGTGATCAATATCGTCACCTCACAGCGCACGCGTCCCTGGTATGTCGACGCCTCCTACGCGGCAGGCTCCTTCGCTACGCATCGCTCGACGCTCAGCGTGGGGGGACGCCTGGGGCAAGCTGGCTTCTTCGGAGTCGAGGCCTTCCAGAACTATTCGCGCAACAACTACTGGGTCGACACGCCCGTGCAGGACTTCGCCTCGGGGACAATCGACCTAGACCGCGTGGAGCACGTGCAGCGCTTCCACGATACCTATCATAATGAGGCGGTGATTGCCAAGCTCGGTCTGCAGCGCCAGCCCTGGGCAGATCGCCTCCAGCTGAGCCTGCGCTATGCTCAGTACTACAAGGAGATCCAGACGGGCGTGCGGCAGAGCATCGTCTTCGGCGAGCGTCATCGCCGTGGCTACAGCTGGTCCCCCACGCTGGAGTACGTACGCCGCCAGCTGCTGGATGGGCGCCTGGATCTGACGCTGATGACGAGCTACACGCAGGCGCGCAGTACCCTCATCGATACCACGGCCTATAAGTACAACTGGCGCGGAGAGCGTGAGCTCGGCCTGGGGCTCGGGGAGCAGGGCTATGCGCACAATCGTGACGATGAGCGTACCTGGACGGCCTCCCTATCCTCGCTGCTGCGTCTGAGGTCGGGCGCAGCGCTCAAGCTGAGCCATCAGTTCAGTCACTTCACCCGCGAGACGAGCTCCTTGCTGGCGCGCCAGGCCGTGGGGACAGATATCCCCGATCGAACGGCTAAGGGCGTCACGGGGCTCTCGCTGCAGCTGCGCCCTCAGGGCTGGCTCGGGATGACGCTCTTCGCGAAGCATTACCTGCAGCGTGTCTCGGGGGCTATAGCGACGACGGGGCTGCAGGGTCAGTTCGTCCGTCACAGCTATGCGACCAGTACCTTCGGCTACGGATTGGCGAGCTCGGCCGAGCTGGGCCGTGGCTGGCAGCTCAAGGCCTCCTATGAGCGCGCCTACCGACTGCCCTCGATCACGGAGCTCTTCGGCGACAATGACCTCGATCAGGGCAAGCTAGGACTGCGCCCCGAGTACAGCCATAACCTCAATCTCAATGCGAGCTGGAGCCATCGCCTCGGTGCGCTGCATCAGCTCCTCCTCGAGGGGGGACTGATCTGGCGTGATACCCGGGACTACATCCAGCGTACGGTGCAGAATAATGGTGGCGGGCACTGGGGCGCTAGCTACATCAACTACGGCCGCGTCCATACCCGTGGGCTCAACCTCGGCCTGCACTACGACTATGCCGACTGGCTAAGCCTCGGGGGGAACTACACGCTGATGGACGTACGCGATGCCCTGCCCACCGACCCGACCAGTGGCCTGCCCAACGTGGGCTACAAGCATCGTATGCCTAACCTCCCTTACTCCTTCGGAGGCCTCGAGCTTAGCCTCAGGAGAAAGGGGATCCTCGGCGAGGGCTCCCTCCTGAGCCTAGGCTACGACAACCAGTATACGCGTGCCTTCACCTTCTACTCCGAGCGTCTCGGGGTGAACGCCCGTGACTTCCTCGTGCCCGACCAGCTCGCGCACAACCTCACCATGACGCTCTCCTTGGCTCGGGAGCGCTATGCGCTCTCCCTCGAGTGCCGCAATCTGACCGATGCAGCCCTATACGATAACTATAGTCTCCAGAAGGCTGGGCGTGCCCTCTACGCCAAGCTACGCGTGCACCTCGGGCACTAA
- a CDS encoding DUF4831 family protein — protein sequence MRRLLLGLVAPLTLASLVASTELAAQTRVKRYDVTKETDYGIVYRLPETQLSFVLDVREQHYQPGSLAAYADKYLGRRVEGEPQHSYRLESARAVLTGIPDETQQFLIAFDRKTVAPFVLLTDKGILYSINGSEELPADQAQQIPLTQLRSEQLPDQTAPALPREYSQAGTRASRAEIAANYLYELRESSMNVLTGAVDNMPKDGESMRLVLDRLRHEEARTLRLFAGDTTQRLVAHRIDYLPTGEDLEAYTLARFSPSLGLLEPSDLRGTPITLSIKALERADELDEKAERRHEKQLEHSIVYCRPGLALVRLSWEGKTLLQEKVPLTQLGALQALAPKMLNLNQGKTTSIYLDTRTGAVRQIKQE from the coding sequence ATGAGACGTCTTTTGCTGGGCCTCGTGGCCCCTCTTACCCTCGCCAGCCTCGTAGCGTCGACCGAGCTGGCTGCGCAGACGCGCGTCAAGCGCTATGATGTGACCAAGGAAACGGACTACGGTATCGTCTACCGCCTCCCCGAGACACAGCTGAGCTTCGTGCTCGACGTGCGCGAGCAGCACTATCAGCCTGGATCCCTAGCAGCCTACGCCGACAAGTACCTAGGGCGCAGGGTGGAGGGCGAGCCTCAGCACAGCTACCGCCTCGAGTCAGCGCGCGCCGTCCTCACAGGGATCCCCGACGAGACCCAGCAGTTCCTCATCGCCTTCGACCGCAAGACGGTGGCGCCCTTCGTCCTACTCACCGACAAGGGCATCCTCTACAGCATCAACGGCAGCGAGGAGCTCCCCGCGGACCAGGCCCAGCAGATCCCCCTGACGCAGCTACGCTCGGAGCAGCTGCCCGACCAGACTGCCCCTGCCCTGCCCCGCGAATACAGCCAAGCGGGCACCCGCGCCAGCCGCGCCGAGATCGCAGCGAACTATCTCTACGAGCTGCGTGAGTCCTCCATGAACGTCCTCACGGGCGCTGTCGACAACATGCCCAAGGACGGCGAATCCATGCGCCTTGTCCTCGACCGCCTACGCCATGAGGAGGCCCGCACCCTGCGCCTCTTCGCTGGCGACACGACCCAGCGCCTCGTCGCGCACCGCATCGACTACCTCCCCACGGGTGAGGATCTCGAGGCCTACACGCTGGCCCGCTTCTCCCCCAGCCTCGGGCTGCTGGAGCCCTCCGACCTACGCGGCACGCCCATCACCCTCTCCATCAAGGCCCTCGAGCGCGCCGATGAGCTCGACGAGAAGGCCGAGCGCCGACACGAGAAGCAGCTGGAGCATAGCATCGTCTATTGCCGTCCAGGGCTCGCCCTCGTACGCCTCAGCTGGGAGGGCAAGACGCTCCTGCAGGAGAAGGTCCCCCTGACGCAGCTCGGCGCACTGCAGGCCCTAGCGCCCAAGATGCTCAACCTCAACCAGGGGAAGACCACCTCGATCTACCTCGACACCCGTACGGGAGCCGTGCGCCAGATCAAGCAGGAATAG